Genomic DNA from Gorilla gorilla gorilla isolate KB3781 chromosome 13, NHGRI_mGorGor1-v2.1_pri, whole genome shotgun sequence:
aatgttgagaaggcaagaaaacaacaacaacagagatTCTAAGAATGGACACGCCATCAACGCAGAAAGGTTAAGAAGAGCTGGTTTGGACTTGCTGAGTTTTAACACAAACTCAGGAAAGCCTGTGGAAAATATTCAACAGGCATTTAAGACCAGTTGGGAGCTCAGCAGAACagcaaggaagaaagaagatccaaatttGAAAAATACTCATGTGCAAGTGAAGGCTAAAGCTATAGGGACTTACAGAACCCTGGGAAGAACCCATATTTGgaggcaaaagaaaaattaggaataAAGAGTTAAGAAAACCAGGAAGTTATGATGCAATTGGAAGCACAGTGAACATTTCAAGAAGGGATGATCAACAGTGACATATGCTGTAGGTTAGCTGAAGAGGATGTCATTGGAGACAATGCCACTGCACTTGGAGGACAAGTTGTTTATGGCTTTGAGGGAACACACACCGAAAGAGttgtaaagaaacagaaaaaattggCAGAAGTTAAGAAAATAACCTCTCTATGTACCTTCTAAATGAAGGTTAGTCTCCAGGTTCTGTTCATTCTTGTGTTTTCAACATGGAGTTTTGAGTGAGAAAGTCAAGTAGAATACAATGCTGGAAAGGACTCAAGGTGATGGAGGCTGGCTGTGCTGCTGCTTGCAGGATAGACAAACATTGTGCTTTCAAAAGTTGGAAAAGGGCCagctacagtggctcatgcctgtaatctcagcactgaaACAGAATTTGGGAGGACCCTAGAGAATTCATTTTAAAACTCTCTGAACCTTGGTTTCCTGAAACAGTCCAACACTGTTAATAATCACCTCAAAGAATTGAGAAGATCAAATCACAGATTGTTTTCAATAAAAAGCCAACTGCTACTGAATTAGATGTAATTTACTTTTTCACTTCAAATTTAGAACTGAAAGAGAGATGGAGTACAAACTTGAAAACTGGCATGGTTAGAGGAATGGCTTTTTTGGGACCACAAGACCTAACTATGTctgtagaaaaaggaagaagctagaaggagaagaatgaaaatGCAAGTGATGAAAGGGGTAATAGGAAGTAGGAATGGTGAGGATTAAAATGCAGATTAGATTAActcaggaaggagaaaaaaaaagaagggcagaGAAGTTCTGAGATTAGGAGAGGGAATTAGGGAGCTCATTCAAGCCAGCGACGTAAGAGgtaaggtatttttaaaagggTAAGAGGAGAAGGTCCTGTAGAAAAAGACTGGAAGTACTGCTGTGAAAAATGCTACAGTAAGTGAAAAGAAGTAGAATTAGGATGCTTCTGATAGCATCATTACTCTTAGATACATTCAAACAGGGATAAATTCAAGTAGAATGGCATTCAGTGATacacagctttaaaaaataatctgcaCCAGGTATGCACACTGGAGGACGATGAACACTCTTCCTTTTAGAAAGCCAAGAGTGACTTAACCATCTTCCATGGCTTCACCCAGAACCTGCTGATCCACTGACACAGGCTGCCAGGTAGGAAACTCAACTTCTTCTCATGCCAAGGATGGGATAGAGGAAAATGGTACCTTTGGtggatgttatttttttctttcctttctggcaGCTCTAAGTAATTAAATTTTCCTAAATTACTATGTACAAACAAACTTAGTATTAACTGTACATTTGATTATAAACTCCTCAATCCAATGTCTTGGGATGGAGAGTTTCTTCATGTGTTAAACAAAGGAGGTATACTAGGTGATTTCTCAGTGTCCCCAGATACGACATCAGGACTCTGGACAATGAAGCATTTACCTTCCTGTTCCTCTTCACTGTCAGTTTCTAGAAATCGAGAGTCCATGCGGAATCTGTCATCAGTGCCAAAGTGCGACTGTAAATCCATGAGCTACACAGACAGAAAACATACATAATTGATAGCCACATTCCCAAGAAATTGCTTCTGACGAAGACTGTCAATGTACACCTCCCCACACACTGAAATTCACTACATTAAGATGTTTGCCTACCTCCATCTACTTATGAACCACTCAGAGAGGATCACAGAAGACTCACTCTCCAAATAAACACCCCGATGCTATAATGTAGGTTAAGGTCTGCCTGCATTTACCCAGATTTAAGGACTATGTCAAAAAATAAGGACATGCTGCAAGTTTAATTATTTTCAGTCTTCACTAACCTTCTGTCCAGCTCTGCCCTCAAACTGAGGTTTAATTTTGAACCTATTACTGTCATCTTCAGAATCAGATTCCTCATCATCACTGCTATCAAACAGCTTCCCTGATGTTTTACCCATAGACTCCTGTGAAGAAACACAACATTTATTAATAGCAGAGGCAAACAAGCAGTATTTCCCTTCATAACGTAATCTTCTCCCTCAGATTGAAAGCCAGTAACCCAGACTCATCTACCAGGAATGAGTAAATGGCGGGTCAGGTGGAAATTCCTGACTCAGTGAAATCTAACTGGCCTCTGGGATCACTAATCCAGAGGCTCCCCACTGAAGCCTGGATTTGGGGAGGTAGTTATTACATGCAAGAACAGTTTTTGTAGTGTTTCACTAATATTGATGTCATGCTGCAGATGTTGTGGAGAATATAGGTTCATATATAAAAATCTCCAAGACCCCTGTAGTCTCAATATGAGGTGACCTGGCAAGCCCTGGGTCTCATTGGGGCTCTCAGGAGGGTTTTATGTTGAGATTGCCAGTTGTTTGTGGTGTGGATCTGCAGAAGTAGATGAATGTCCACAGAGACATCCTGAACTTCTTACTTTCACCCATTCCTCTCCTGGATGGCTCTGCTCCTGAGTCGATGTCTCCTCTGTTTCACATTCACTGTCAGAACCGAAGATGATGTGCGTTGGCTTATCCTCTGGATGACCATCCTAGGGAGGCCATCGAAAGCATTGCATCTTAAAAAGATTTatgatgaagactccaaaagcaattgcaacaaaatccaaaattgacaagtgggatctaattaaactaaagagcttctgcacagcaaaagaaaaactatcaacaaagtaaacagacaacgtacagaatgggagaaaatatttgcaaactatgcatctgacaaaggtctaatacccagaatctataaggaacttaaacaaatcaacaagcaaaaaacaaacaaccctagtgaaaaatgggcaaaggacacagcagacacttctcaaaagacaaacacatggccaacaagcatacaaaaaaatgctcaacatcactgatcattagaggaatgcaaatcaaaaccacaatgagataccatctcacaccagtcaaaatggctattactgaaaagtcaaaatataacagatgctggcaaggttgcagagaaagggaaatgcttatatactgctggtgggaatgtaaattcattCACCCacagtggaaagcagtttggcgatttctcaaagaacttaaaacaaaactatcatTTGACCTACAACCCCATTAGTGGATAtttgcccaaaggaatataaatcattctatcataaagacacatgcacacatatgtttattggagtactattcataatagcaaagacacgaaatcaacctagatgcccatcaatggtggactggataaagaaaatgtggtacacatgccccatgaaatattatgcagtcataaaaaaagaatgcaatcatgTCCCTTACAGCCACATTGATGGTGCTGGAGGCTACtatcctaaacaaattaatacaggaacagaaaaccaaatactgcatgctctcacttataagtgggagctaaatgttgaGTACACATGGGGGAGcaataggccaggtacagtggttgacacctgaaatcccagcactttgggaggccaaggcaggctgattgcttgagcttaggagttcgagaccagcctaggtgacatggtgaaaccccatctctacaaaaacacaaaaattagctgggcatggtggcacgtgactgtagtcccagctactcagcaggctgaggtgggagaattgcttgagcctgggagatggaggttgcagtgagctgagatcataccactgcaccccagggtgacagagtgagaccctgtaaaaaaaaaaaaaaaaaaaaaaagaacaatcaacactggggtctacttgagggtggagggtggaaagaGAGTAAGGATTGAAAAGCCACctactgggccgggcacagtagctcacgcctgtaatcccaacactttgggaggccaagacaggcggatcacgtgaggtcaggaatttgagaccagcctggccaacatggtgaaaccccatctctaccacaaatataaaaattagctgggcgtggtggcaggtgcctgtaatcccagctactcaggaggctgaggcaggagaattgcttgaacccaggaggcggagattgcagtgagccgagatcacaccattgtactccagcctgggcaacaagagcaaaactccatctcaaaaaaaaaaaaaaaagaaaagaaaagaaaaaccacctattgggtactatgctgattatctgggtgacaaaataatctgtacaccgaACCTCCAAGACACACAgcttacccatgtaacaaacctgcacatatacccccagaacctaaaataaatattggaagaaaaaaaaaagcattgcgtCTTAGAACAACCCAATCTCAAACTGAACATGTCTAAACCTATCACTCCCTTCCCCTGCCAAGTCTACTTCCTGCCCTTTTTCCTTATCTAGTGAATGCCATCACCATCTGTTTATTTGCCTAAGACAGAAACTTACAATTCCTCTTTCTATCCCTATCCAGTTATCACCAAGTCCTATCAATTAAACTTCTTGGTATCAATTCAGTCAATCTATTCCCATTGCTGTTGTTATGGTTTTGACTTTCCACCTCCCCAAAGGCTCTCCTTGGTTACAGACGGACCCGTTCGATTTGTTTTCATCATGGTCTGAAGGATCTCTCCCAAACAGAGGttgacaaactttttctgtaaaaggccagagtaaatatgttaggctttgcaggccacataTCGTCTTTGTTCTGtattcaaaaactatttttagCTTGAAGGCTGTACATAAATAGGTCATGGGCTGGATGGCCTTTGAGGTGTAGTTTGTCAACTCCTGTTCCAAAATAGACACAATTAATCTTCTCTCCTTTGCTTAAAATTCTTCACtctcttttcattttatgaaCAAAATGAAACCACTAGCCTCATTTCTTGCCATCTCATGCTGTATAAGTTTTAATTACACTGATTGAAAACATTCACCCTTGTATAAACGGTTCCTTTTTCCTAGAATGAAAGCCTTTCTGCTCCCTTTCCACCCTTTTACCTGGGCCTGACCAATTCCCACAAATCTTTTCCTACCACTCAGCTCAGACTACAGAAGCTCCCAACTGACTTAGTGTGTCTCCTGCGTGCTGCCAAGGCACAGGGGCACAACCCCCTCCTGGCCCTGTGTAACTGAACTGTGACTGTCAGCATGCCACACCATGAGCCAAAAACTGTATGAAAGGCAAGATCACCATCCTCATACTATAAATCTGGCACTTACTATAAAGGTGTACTTAACAATTGTTAGAAGAATGAACAAAAGCCCATTACAGTAAATCTTGGCAAGACTTGGCAAGGTATAAATCACTTGACAAGTGATTTATATGTAAATTCAGACACATTTGAATATATTACTTAACTATACCAGGTATAGcttctaaatgaaagaaaattataaagaaattttcAGATAAACCAGATGAAAAAGCTAACTCAAGAACCAAAACATGAAACTGGTGAACACCAAGACAATCAGCTCTATGGGGGCACACCTAACTTCATGGGAAAGAAAAGCTGAACTTTCTGAGTTCTTGTTAAATCCATACATTGAAAATATACTCACCAAATTTGCCAGAGCATTATGCACCAGCTTCTTCTGcacttcttttgctttttgcctCGCTTCCAAGGCTGCCAAACGCTTCTCATTGTCTTCAGCATGCTTATCTTTAGCACTCAGATCTGACGAATTACTAATAGAAAGTGAGAAATCAGTTTTGATTTCCCGAGTGTCCTTGGATGAGACCTTTGGTGATTTCTTGAGAGATGTGAGGCTGCTTGAATCAGACCGCTCTTCCTGTGAAGCTTCTGTCTTTGTGGTACTATGGCAGCTGTCTTTGTCAAAGCCTATGTTGTGAGTCTTTGCACTAAGACTTAAGGACTTCTTACCTTCTAACGGCCTAGAAATAGGATTCTTACTTCTCTTTTCAGAACTGCTAGGGGACACTGCCTTGCGATCCTGGCTCTCAAAAGTGGTCTGtcttttttgaggctgaataTAGTTTGGGCCATTCGCCTTCTTTGCATGTTGGCATGGAGTCACTTCACCTAATGAGCCATTAACATATGGGGACCCATCTTCCATGGATATGATACTGGGATCCTCATGTTTCATGGAATTCTGATCTTTATTAATATTGTTAGAGGCAACACTGTCTTTCAAGGATTTTTTCATTGACTCCTTTTCATATAGACAGCCTACTCCCTTGAAAGCCTGAAATTTTGGCTTTAAATTGTTTtcctttggtttctgtttgccACAGGTGTTCTCCTCTCCTTCTAACAGGGAAGCCACAATCTCCGCAGGACGAATACACTGTCGGCCTCTGCGGAGGCCAGTGGGAGTCTTGGGGCTCTTGAAGCCTCTGTCAAACTTGCATTGGGTGGTGGTTTCTGGTCCATCACTCTCAGTATCTTCATTTGGAACCTTCAGATCACTGCCAGCCAATTGTTCCAAATCAGCTAAAGTGAGATTCACACGAAGGCAGTTTTTCATCATGGCATTATACTCCTCACCTCCTTCAGAGTCAGCTAATTCTGATGCAGAATCAGCATCTTCACTGCTACTGGAGTGAGAGGGAGATTTACGATTAAGAGACTTTAATCCATGACTGAGGGCTGACTCtacattgctttttcttttttgtagtttAATACAGTGATCAGAAAGCTCacagttttctctgtttttgaaagaagttttcttcgtagatttttccatttgtgaAAATTCTGTACTGTTTTTGACCTtagcaacattttttttcattgcaaTAATTTCATCTGTATCTCCTGAGTCATACTCACAATCATTTCTCATaatatcatcatcactatcatggCAAGAGACATGATTTTTGATACCTAAACCTATTAAAGAATGCAGTTTGTGAACGCCTGATTTGAAATCGTCCCTTACAACTTCAAAAGGATCGTTTTCAGATTCATTAATTGAGGGTTGTGTAGTTCTCTGTAAGTTTTCCTCTTTCGCAATCATCATTCTCAATTCATTTTCAGAATCAGTATCATCATCAGAAATGCTGTTTCTCTTCTTGGCAGTTTCCAAGCCAGAAGTCTTAAAAGGTAGATTTTTAAGTTTCTGAGTATCAGAAACAGGTACAGGAGATGATTTAGAAGGAGTAATGGAATCACAAGTTCTTTTTTGTGCAGCCTGTTGCTGTGTTAAGGGTGGTCTCTCTATTACCCTCCTGGGCCTTGTACTCATGGCCAGAGACCCAGTGGAACTCTCATCCTTCTGCACTTTTATTATCTTCTTGGGAGGGCCATGAAAGTCAGAGAACTCTCCTCGCCGTTTCTTACTCATAGGGTCATTCCCTCCTTCTAATTCCCAAGTCAGGCTGGATATAGGAATGGTGTTTGAGAAATCCTCCCCTATCTTCTTCAGGTTGTGGCAGTATTTTGAGGGATCATATTTGATGACGTTACGCAAGTCAAGAAACAAAACTAAAGCACTTGGTTTTAGGAAAACTCATCAATCTTTGATACAAAAAATATTGCTTAATCTCAAATAAGTCatttcccccccccccctttcAGTTTCCTGTAAAAGAAAATGAGGACTTAACTAGGTTACCTTTCAGGGTCTAAGAAACTGAGCTTTCTATGACATTTGCTGAGTTAAAGTCTAGTACCACCACTATTAGTTGGCAGAAATTACTCGGAGTGTATATAGATATTATAGCAAACCTATTCAGATTATATTATAGGTACACAGGTCTCAGGGCTATTTTCTGTAAATCACAGAAATCCAACCATCGAACTGATACAGTAAAGCAAAGTTCTGGGTTCAGGAGAACCCAGAGGACATGGCCACATGTGTGTCCTTTACTCTCAAACTCTTTTGGCTATTTCTGTCCTCTCAGTTCTTACTCATCCTAACTCTGATTCTCCTAGCTGAATAACATCCACTTCACATGAACTCACTCTCTGCAACATTTTTAGGTCTTTATTAGAAAGCTGgcctgggtacggtggctcatgcctgtaatcccagcactttgggaggccgaggttggccaattacatgagcccaggagttcgagaccagcctgggcaacatggtgagaacctgtcttaaaaataaaaattaaaaattaaaaaaaatctaataaatctTTACCAGGCCTATTTTGACATTATCCAGGAAAGATTCTAGTTAACATCGATG
This window encodes:
- the NOL8 gene encoding nucleolar protein 8 isoform X5, which codes for MKVNRETKRLYVGGLSQDISEADLQNQFSRFGEVSDVEIITRKDDQGNPQKVFAYINISVAEADLKKCMSVLNKTKWKGGTLQIQLAKESFLHRLAQEREAAKAKKEESTTGNTNLLEKTGGVDFHMKAVPGTEVPGHKNWVVSKFGRVLPVLHLKNQHKRKVIKYDPSKYCHNLKKIGEDFSNTIPISSLTWELEGGNDPMSKKRRGEFSDFHGPPKKIIKVQKDESSTGSLAMSTRPRRVIERPPLTQQQAAQKRTCDSITPSKSSPVPVSDTQKLKNLPFKTSGLETAKKRNSISDDDTDSENELRMMIAKEENLQRTTQPSINESENDPFEVVRDDFKSGVHKLHSLIGLGIKNHVSCHDSDDDIMRNDCEYDSGDTDEIIAMKKNVAKVKNSTEFSQMEKSTKKTSFKNRENCELSDHCIKLQKRKSNVESALSHGLKSLNRKSPSHSSSSEDADSASELADSEGGEEYNAMMKNCLRVNLTLADLEQLAGSDLKVPNEDTESDGPETTTQCKFDRGFKSPKTPTGLRRGRQCIRPAEIVASLLEGEENTCGKQKPKENNLKPKFQAFKGVGCLYEKESMKKSLKDSVASNNINKDQNSMKHEDPSIISMEDGSPYVNGSLGEVTPCQHAKKANGPNYIQPQKRQTTFESQDRKAVSPSSSEKRSKNPISRPLEGKKSLSLSAKTHNIGFDKDSCHSTTKTEASQEERSDSSSLTSLKKSPKVSSKDTREIKTDFSLSISNSSDLSAKDKHAEDNEKRLAALEARQKAKEVQKKLVHNALANLESMGKTSGKLFDSSDDEESDSEDDSNRFKIKPQFEGRAGQKLMDLQSHFGTDDRFRMDSRFLETDSEEEQEEVNEKKAAEEEELAEEKMKALNVVQSVLQINLSSSTNRGSVAAKKFKDIIHYDPTKQDHATYERKRDDKPKESKAKRKKKREEAEKLPEVSKEMYYNIAMDLKEIFQTTKYTSEKEEGTPWNEDCGKEKPEEIQDPAALTSDAEQPSGFTFSFFDSDTKDIKEETYRVETVKPGKIVWQEDPRLQDSSSEEEDVTEETDHKKSSPGEASLLKKETTRFFFFSKNDERLQGSDLFWRGVGSNMSRNSWEARTTNLRMDCRKKHKDAKRKMKPK
- the NOL8 gene encoding nucleolar protein 8 isoform X4, with product MKVNRETKRLYVGGLSQDISEADLQNQFSRFGEVSDVEIITRKDDQGNPQKVFAYINISVAEADLKKCMSVLNKTKWKGGTLQIQLAKESFLHRLAQEREAAKAKKEESTTGNTNLLEKTGGVDFHMKAVPGTEVPGHKNWVVSKFGRVLPVLHLKNQHKRKVIKYDPSKYCHNLKKIGEDFSNTIPISSLTWELEGGNDPMSKKRRGEFSDFHGPPKKIIKVQKDESSTGSLAMSTRPRRVIERPPLTQQQAAQKRTCDSITPSKSSPVPVSDTQKLKNLPFKTSGLETAKKRNSISDDDTDSENELRMMIAKEENLQRTTQPSINESENDPFEVVRDDFKSGVHKLHSLIGLGIKNHVSCHDSDDDIMRNDCEYDSGDTDEIIAMKKNVAKVKNSTEFSQMEKSTKKTSFKNRENCELSDHCIKLQKRKSNVESALSHGLKSLNRKSPSHSSSSEDADSASELADSEGGEEYNAMMKNCLRVNLTLADLEQLAGSDLKVPNEDTESDGPETTTQCKFDRGFKSPKTPTGLRRGRQCIRPAEIVASLLEGEENTCGKQKPKENNLKPKFQAFKGVGCLYEKESMKKSLKDSVASNNINKDQNSMKHEDPSIISMEDGSPYVNGSLGEVTPCQHAKKANGPNYIQPQKRQTTFESQDRKAVSPSSSEKRSKNPISRPLEGKKSLSLSAKTHNIGFDKDSCHSTTKTEASQEERSDSSSLTSLKKSPKVSSKDTREIKTDFSLSISNSSDLSAKDKHAEDNEKRLAALEARQKAKEVQKKLVHNALANLESMGKTSGKLFDSSDDEESDSEDDSNRFKIKPQFEGRAGQKLMDLQSHFGTDDRFRMDSRFLETDSEEEQEEVNEKKAAEEEELAEEKMKALNVVQSVLQINLSSSTNRGSVAAKKFKDIIHYDPTKQDHATYERKRDDKPKESKAKRKKKREEAEKLPEVSKEMYYNIAMDLKEIFQTTKYTSEKEEGTPWNEDCGKEKPEEIQDPAALTSDAEQPSGFTFSFFDSDTKDIKEETYRVETVKPGKIVWQEDPRLQDSSSEEEDVTEETDHKKSSPGEASLLKKETTRFFFFSKNDERLQVGSDLFWRGVGSNMSRNSWEARTTNLRMDCRKKHKDAKRKMKPK
- the NOL8 gene encoding nucleolar protein 8 isoform X2 yields the protein MKVNRETKRLYVGGLSQDISEADLQNQFSRFGEVSDVEIITRKDDQGNPQKVFAYINISVAEADLKKCMSVLNKTKWKGGTLQIQLAKESFLHRLAQEREAAKAKKEESTTGNTNLLEKTGGVDFHMKAVPGTEVPGHKNWVVSKFGRVLPVLHLKNQHKRKVIKYDPSKYCHNLKKIGEDFSNTIPISSLTWELEGGNDPMSKKRRGEFSDFHGPPKKIIKVQKDESSTGSLAMSTRPRRVIERPPLTQQQAAQKRTCDSITPSKSSPVPVSDTQKLKNLPFKTSGLETAKKRNSISDDDTDSENELRMMIAKEENLQRTTQPSINESENDPFEVVRDDFKSGVHKLHSLIGLGIKNHVSCHDSDDDIMRNDCEYDSGDTDEIIAMKKNVAKVKNSTEFSQMEKSTKKTSFKNRENCELSDHCIKLQKRKSNVESALSHGLKSLNRKSPSHSSSSEDADSASELADSEGGEEYNAMMKNCLRVNLTLADLEQLAGSDLKVPNEDTESDGPETTTQCKFDRGFKSPKTPTGLRRGRQCIRPAEIVASLLEGEENTCGKQKPKENNLKPKFQAFKGVGCLYEKESMKKSLKDSVASNNINKDQNSMKHEDPSIISMEDGSPYVNGSLGEVTPCQHAKKANGPNYIQPQKRQTTFESQDRKAVSPSSSEKRSKNPISRPLEGKKSLSLSAKTHNIGFDKDSCHSTTKTEASQEERSDSSSLTSLKKSPKVSSKDTREIKTDFSLSISNSSDLSAKDKHAEDNEKRLAALEARQKAKEVQKKLVHNALANLDGHPEDKPTHIIFGSDSECETEETSTQEQSHPGEEWVKESMGKTSGKLFDSSDDEESDSEDDSNRFKIKPQFEGRAGQKLMDLQSHFGTDDRFRMDSRFLETDSEEEQEEVNEKKAAEEEELAEEKMKALNVVQSVLQINLSSSTNRGSVAAKKFKDIIHYDPTKQDHATYERKRDDKPKESKAKRKKKREEAEKLPEVSKEMYYNIAMDLKEIFQTTKYTSEKEEGTPWNEDCGKEKPEEIQDPAALTSDAEQPSGFTFSFFDSDTKDIKEETYRVETVKPGKIVWQEDPRLQDSSSEEEDVTEETDHKKSSPGEASLLKKETTRFFFFSKNDERLQGSDLFWRGVGSNMSRNSWEARTTNLRMDCRKKHKDAKRKMKPK
- the NOL8 gene encoding nucleolar protein 8 isoform X3; amino-acid sequence: MKVNRETKRLYVGGLSQDISEADLQNQFSRFGEVSDVEIITRKDDQGMSVLNKTKWKGGTLQIQLAKESFLHRLAQEREAAKAKKEESTTGNTNLLEKTGGVDFHMKAVPGTEVPGHKNWVVSKFGRVLPVLHLKNQHKRKVIKYDPSKYCHNLKKIGEDFSNTIPISSLTWELEGGNDPMSKKRRGEFSDFHGPPKKIIKVQKDESSTGSLAMSTRPRRVIERPPLTQQQAAQKRTCDSITPSKSSPVPVSDTQKLKNLPFKTSGLETAKKRNSISDDDTDSENELRMMIAKEENLQRTTQPSINESENDPFEVVRDDFKSGVHKLHSLIGLGIKNHVSCHDSDDDIMRNDCEYDSGDTDEIIAMKKNVAKVKNSTEFSQMEKSTKKTSFKNRENCELSDHCIKLQKRKSNVESALSHGLKSLNRKSPSHSSSSEDADSASELADSEGGEEYNAMMKNCLRVNLTLADLEQLAGSDLKVPNEDTESDGPETTTQCKFDRGFKSPKTPTGLRRGRQCIRPAEIVASLLEGEENTCGKQKPKENNLKPKFQAFKGVGCLYEKESMKKSLKDSVASNNINKDQNSMKHEDPSIISMEDGSPYVNGSLGEVTPCQHAKKANGPNYIQPQKRQTTFESQDRKAVSPSSSEKRSKNPISRPLEGKKSLSLSAKTHNIGFDKDSCHSTTKTEASQEERSDSSSLTSLKKSPKVSSKDTREIKTDFSLSISNSSDLSAKDKHAEDNEKRLAALEARQKAKEVQKKLVHNALANLDGHPEDKPTHIIFGSDSECETEETSTQEQSHPGEEWVKESMGKTSGKLFDSSDDEESDSEDDSNRFKIKPQFEGRAGQKLMDLQSHFGTDDRFRMDSRFLETDSEEEQEEVNEKKAAEEEELAEEKMKALNVVQSVLQINLSSSTNRGSVAAKKFKDIIHYDPTKQDHATYERKRDDKPKESKAKRKKKREEAEKLPEVSKEMYYNIAMDLKEIFQTTKYTSEKEEGTPWNEDCGKEKPEEIQDPAALTSDAEQPSGFTFSFFDSDTKDIKEETYRVETVKPGKIVWQEDPRLQDSSSEEEDVTEETDHKKSSPGEASLLKKETTRFFFFSKNDERLQVGSDLFWRGVGSNMSRNSWEARTTNLRMDCRKKHKDAKRKMKPK
- the NOL8 gene encoding nucleolar protein 8 isoform X1, with the translated sequence MKVNRETKRLYVGGLSQDISEADLQNQFSRFGEVSDVEIITRKDDQGNPQKVFAYINISVAEADLKKCMSVLNKTKWKGGTLQIQLAKESFLHRLAQEREAAKAKKEESTTGNTNLLEKTGGVDFHMKAVPGTEVPGHKNWVVSKFGRVLPVLHLKNQHKRKVIKYDPSKYCHNLKKIGEDFSNTIPISSLTWELEGGNDPMSKKRRGEFSDFHGPPKKIIKVQKDESSTGSLAMSTRPRRVIERPPLTQQQAAQKRTCDSITPSKSSPVPVSDTQKLKNLPFKTSGLETAKKRNSISDDDTDSENELRMMIAKEENLQRTTQPSINESENDPFEVVRDDFKSGVHKLHSLIGLGIKNHVSCHDSDDDIMRNDCEYDSGDTDEIIAMKKNVAKVKNSTEFSQMEKSTKKTSFKNRENCELSDHCIKLQKRKSNVESALSHGLKSLNRKSPSHSSSSEDADSASELADSEGGEEYNAMMKNCLRVNLTLADLEQLAGSDLKVPNEDTESDGPETTTQCKFDRGFKSPKTPTGLRRGRQCIRPAEIVASLLEGEENTCGKQKPKENNLKPKFQAFKGVGCLYEKESMKKSLKDSVASNNINKDQNSMKHEDPSIISMEDGSPYVNGSLGEVTPCQHAKKANGPNYIQPQKRQTTFESQDRKAVSPSSSEKRSKNPISRPLEGKKSLSLSAKTHNIGFDKDSCHSTTKTEASQEERSDSSSLTSLKKSPKVSSKDTREIKTDFSLSISNSSDLSAKDKHAEDNEKRLAALEARQKAKEVQKKLVHNALANLDGHPEDKPTHIIFGSDSECETEETSTQEQSHPGEEWVKESMGKTSGKLFDSSDDEESDSEDDSNRFKIKPQFEGRAGQKLMDLQSHFGTDDRFRMDSRFLETDSEEEQEEVNEKKAAEEEELAEEKMKALNVVQSVLQINLSSSTNRGSVAAKKFKDIIHYDPTKQDHATYERKRDDKPKESKAKRKKKREEAEKLPEVSKEMYYNIAMDLKEIFQTTKYTSEKEEGTPWNEDCGKEKPEEIQDPAALTSDAEQPSGFTFSFFDSDTKDIKEETYRVETVKPGKIVWQEDPRLQDSSSEEEDVTEETDHKKSSPGEASLLKKETTRFFFFSKNDERLQVGSDLFWRGVGSNMSRNSWEARTTNLRMDCRKKHKDAKRKMKPK